A single window of Salvia hispanica cultivar TCC Black 2014 unplaced genomic scaffold, UniMelb_Shisp_WGS_1.0 HiC_scaffold_1199, whole genome shotgun sequence DNA harbors:
- the LOC125198095 gene encoding heat shock protein 90-6, mitochondrial-like, which yields MKPSGKDDIINPKTKNIGLFVKGKFISDGFDGELLPRYLRFIMGVVDSNDPPLNVSGKILQESHIVRIMKKRLVRKAFDMIRGISMSEDREDYMKFWRNFGKHLKLGCIERENRKRIAPLLRFFHLKARRMLSAWMSMLRT from the exons ATGAAACCCTCAGGGAAGGATGACATTATCAACCCCAAGACAAAGAATATAGGGCTGTTTGTAAAAGGAAAATTCATTTCTGATGGTTTCGATGGTGAATTG TTACCACGGTATTTGAGATTCATCATGGGTGTTGTTGATTCAAATGATCCTCCTCTAAACGTCTCAGGCAAAATCCTTCAAGAAAGCCATATT GTTCGCATTATGAAAAAACGTCTGGTGCGCAAGGCCTTTGACATGATCCGTGGCATATCTATGAGTGAAGATAGAGAG GACTATATGAAATTCTGGAGGAATTTTGGCAAACACTTGAAGTTAGGTTGCATTGAACGTGAGAACCGCAAACGCATTGCTCCATTACTTCgattttttcatctcaaagCACGGAGGATGTTATCAGCTTGGATGAGTATGTTGAGAACATGA
- the LOC125198094 gene encoding uncharacterized protein LOC125198094 isoform X1, translating to MAKSCKGLATELVKCLSESDCIKVENRPYRECAKEQSPNISSECVGLRETYFNCKRGQIKYEDPQKMIRCSKKNCIQERIKKILSMSGNYATSHLGESEGSLKSLVLLRGMFQGRGNGCT from the exons ATGGCGAAGTCCTGCAAAGGTCTGGCTACGGAGCTCGTCAAATGTCTCAGCGAATCGGATTGCATTAAG GTGGAGAACCGGCCGTACAGAGAGTGTGCTAAAGAGCAAAGCCCTAATATTTCGAGCGAGTGTGTGGGGCTGAGAGAAACGTATTTCAACTGCAAGAGAGGACAG ATTAAATATGAAGATCCACAAAAAATGATTAGGTGCTCTAAAAAGAATTGTATTCAGGAAAGGATTAA AAAAATATTAAGCATGAGTGGGAACTATGCGACATCACACTTGGGAGAAAGTGAAGGGAGTCTTAAAAGCCTTGTTCTGCTAAGAGGAATGTTTCAGGGAAGAGGAAACGGATGCACTTAA
- the LOC125198094 gene encoding cytochrome c oxidase assembly factor 5-like isoform X2: MAKSCKGLATELVKCLSESDCIKVENRPYRECAKEQSPNISSECVGLRETYFNCKRGQIKYEDPQKMIRCSKKNCIQERIKLI; this comes from the exons ATGGCGAAGTCCTGCAAAGGTCTGGCTACGGAGCTCGTCAAATGTCTCAGCGAATCGGATTGCATTAAG GTGGAGAACCGGCCGTACAGAGAGTGTGCTAAAGAGCAAAGCCCTAATATTTCGAGCGAGTGTGTGGGGCTGAGAGAAACGTATTTCAACTGCAAGAGAGGACAG ATTAAATATGAAGATCCACAAAAAATGATTAGGTGCTCTAAAAAGAATTGTATTCAGGAAAGGATTAA GTTGATATGA
- the LOC125198094 gene encoding cytochrome c oxidase assembly factor 5-like isoform X3, with product MAKSCKGLATELVKCLSESDCIKVENRPYRECAKEQSPNISSECVGLRETYFNCKRGQKNIKHEWELCDITLGRK from the exons ATGGCGAAGTCCTGCAAAGGTCTGGCTACGGAGCTCGTCAAATGTCTCAGCGAATCGGATTGCATTAAG GTGGAGAACCGGCCGTACAGAGAGTGTGCTAAAGAGCAAAGCCCTAATATTTCGAGCGAGTGTGTGGGGCTGAGAGAAACGTATTTCAACTGCAAGAGAGGACAG AAAAATATTAAGCATGAGTGGGAACTATGCGACATCACACTTGGGAGAAAGTGA
- the LOC125198093 gene encoding uncharacterized protein LOC125198093, giving the protein MATECPLMYCRYSIEADSLPVTPWQARAMWIHELQKQTKGDSYWSGISSFQSKGGTDSPRENIVCTYDDVQYGNETDWRSVSESSTHQMTTEHEIEKHEDPPAILRDKEIVVGSSVEIPVPVVAVVVNDDDDDDDDWLKDDSDLIGYTGTSLNLNEDDISFSDLEDDLDSTVPYKYKTTTAERNRTTKTP; this is encoded by the exons ATGGCAACCGAATGCCCCTTAATGTACTGCCGGTATTCAATCGAAGCAGATAGCTTACCTGTCACAC CTTGGCAAGCTAGGGCCATGTGGATACATGAGCtacaaaaacaaactaaagGGGACTCCTATTGGTCCGGAATAAGTAGTTTCCAATCCAAAGGTGGCACGGACTCACCCCGTGAAAATATTGTCTGCACTTATGATGATGTCCAGTATGGAAATGAGACAGACTGGAGGTCAGTTTCTGAATCTTCAACGCATCAAATGACCACTGAGCATGAGATTGAGAAGCAC GAAGATCCACCAGCCATACTTCGGGATAAGGAGATTGTTGTGGGTTCTTCCGTAGAAATTCCTGTGCCAGTTGTGGCTGTTGTTGTTAatgatgacgatgatgatgatgatgactgGCTTAAAGATGACTCGGACTTAATTGGGTATACTGGCACCTCACTTAATTTGAACGAAGATGATATATCATTTAGTGATTTAGAAGACGATTTAGACTCCACTGTACcatataaatacaaaacaaCTACAGCTGAAAGGAATAGAACAACCAAAACTCCATGA